A section of the Actinomycetota bacterium genome encodes:
- a CDS encoding response regulator transcription factor — protein sequence MPKVLIVDDHAVVRSGLRMILEAQDDMQVVGEAGSGEDAIASIEESERTAGREMPDVVLMDLMMEGMGGVDATREVTGRWPDRAVLVLTMAGDRGYLREAFMAGASGYVLKDAADVELVEAIRTVAAGGRYLHPSLGAELVRAQEEAASGRRTATGVGLSAREIDVLRLVCEGYANKEIADELFISVRTVETHKSHIMRKTGLRNRSELVRFARDAGIIH from the coding sequence ATGCCCAAGGTCCTCATAGTCGACGATCACGCGGTCGTGCGGTCCGGGTTGCGCATGATCCTCGAGGCGCAGGACGACATGCAGGTCGTGGGGGAGGCCGGCAGCGGCGAGGACGCGATCGCCTCGATCGAGGAGAGCGAGCGGACGGCCGGCCGCGAGATGCCCGACGTCGTCCTGATGGACCTGATGATGGAGGGGATGGGGGGGGTCGACGCCACCCGCGAGGTCACCGGTCGTTGGCCCGACCGGGCCGTGCTCGTGCTCACCATGGCCGGGGACCGGGGCTACCTGCGGGAGGCCTTCATGGCGGGTGCATCCGGATACGTCCTGAAGGACGCCGCGGACGTGGAGCTCGTCGAGGCGATCCGGACGGTGGCCGCCGGGGGGCGCTACCTGCACCCGAGCCTGGGGGCCGAGCTGGTCCGGGCCCAGGAGGAGGCCGCGTCCGGACGTCGCACCGCGACGGGGGTCGGCCTCTCGGCGCGCGAGATCGACGTGCTGCGTCTGGTCTGCGAGGGGTACGCCAACAAGGAGATCGCCGACGAGCTCTTCATCAGCGTCCGGACCGTCGAGACCCACAAGTCGCACATCATGCGCAAGACCGGACTGCGCAACCGCTCTGAGCTGGTCCGCTTCGCCCGCGACGCAGGCATCATCCACTGA
- a CDS encoding TIGR03885 family FMN-dependent LLM class oxidoreductase, which translates to MAVIGYHASHEQFPPGRLLSHVVEAERAGFSGAMCSDHFHPWSDRQGNSGFAWSWLGTALQATSLPMGVVNAPGQRYNPAIVAQAAATLAEMFPGRFWLAVGSGEDLNEHITGGPWPPKAERNARLLEAVDVIRALWRGETVNHRGRFTVADARLYTLPPEPPLVVGAAVTAETAAWVATWADALITVDKPFEQLREVVDAFRGGGGEAKPMLLQSQISYARSIEEAEAAAHDQWRTNVFSSAVLARLRMPAEFDQIAEFVRPSDMAGSVRISPDPAQHAEWISRQVELGFSEIHLHNVHPDQTSFIEDFGQRVLPDLQSGT; encoded by the coding sequence ATGGCGGTGATCGGGTACCACGCCTCCCACGAGCAGTTCCCGCCCGGGCGCCTGCTGTCCCACGTGGTGGAGGCCGAGCGGGCCGGGTTCTCGGGGGCGATGTGCTCCGACCACTTCCACCCCTGGAGCGATCGCCAGGGGAACAGCGGTTTCGCGTGGTCGTGGCTCGGGACGGCGCTGCAGGCGACCTCCCTCCCGATGGGTGTCGTGAACGCGCCGGGACAGCGGTACAACCCGGCCATCGTCGCCCAGGCCGCCGCCACGCTGGCCGAGATGTTCCCCGGACGCTTCTGGCTCGCCGTCGGGAGCGGCGAGGACCTCAACGAGCACATCACGGGCGGCCCGTGGCCCCCCAAGGCAGAGCGCAACGCGAGGCTCCTCGAGGCCGTGGACGTGATCCGGGCGCTGTGGCGAGGGGAGACCGTCAACCACCGCGGCCGGTTCACGGTCGCCGACGCCCGGCTGTACACCCTGCCCCCTGAACCTCCCCTGGTCGTCGGGGCGGCCGTGACCGCCGAGACGGCCGCCTGGGTCGCGACGTGGGCGGACGCGCTCATCACGGTCGACAAGCCGTTCGAGCAGCTGCGCGAGGTGGTGGACGCGTTCCGGGGTGGGGGAGGGGAGGCCAAGCCGATGCTCCTGCAGTCGCAGATCTCCTACGCGCGTTCGATCGAGGAGGCGGAAGCAGCGGCGCACGACCAGTGGAGGACGAACGTGTTCTCGAGCGCGGTCCTGGCGAGGCTGCGCATGCCGGCCGAGTTCGACCAGATCGCCGAGTTCGTCAGGCCGTCAGACATGGCCGGCTCAGTCCGGATCTCCCCCGACCCGGCCCAGCACGCCGAGTGGATCTCCCGCCAGGTCGAGCTCGGCTTCTCGGAGATCCATCTGCACAACGTGCACCCGGACCAGACATCCTTCATCGAGGACTTCGGGCAGCGGGTCCTGCCCGACCTGCAGAGCGGCACCTAG
- a CDS encoding GldG family protein, translating into MRHRLPLGPLLLVVAVLLINVGAHRWGGAWDLTAERSATLSPATREVLRALERRVMVTAFIERDAPGRVEAATLLSRYRRINRRVSFRILDPQLAPVELQRLSASPGSVAVEAVGGERSVEVAPHPNEIDVTSAIARIVRQVTSTLCFTSGHGERSPNDGTAAGLSTVARLLVENGYRLSTVDLLVQAAVPPVCDAVVVAAPTNQPSEPVVRAVVDHLRAGRGALLLSDPDAAADLSPLAQPWGMAFAPGVVLEQDPGSRLLGDPYSPVVARYSSGGPVPPGLGPTFYPRVGPVTVEGEPGRAGLSAFPVAQTSPRSTVEHDGADAGMRGPIVVGAAADESEVRAEGVRRTRLVAWGDVDFASNRYVGEGANAVLVLRAVDWLTQPEPLLAAAPNLPRLRELDLTEARRRYMLYLTTVFVPGLFLLAGALTWVVRRSR; encoded by the coding sequence ATGAGGCATCGGCTCCCGCTCGGTCCTCTCCTCCTGGTCGTCGCCGTCCTCCTGATCAACGTGGGGGCGCACCGGTGGGGAGGTGCGTGGGACCTCACGGCGGAGAGGAGCGCGACCCTTTCACCCGCGACGCGGGAGGTGCTCCGAGCGCTCGAGCGGCGGGTCATGGTCACCGCCTTCATCGAGCGCGACGCTCCCGGGCGCGTGGAGGCGGCGACGCTCCTGTCGCGCTACCGGAGGATCAACCGCCGGGTCTCGTTCCGCATACTCGACCCACAGCTCGCGCCGGTTGAGCTCCAGCGGCTGTCCGCGTCTCCCGGCTCGGTGGCCGTCGAGGCGGTCGGGGGGGAGCGGTCCGTGGAGGTGGCGCCCCACCCCAACGAGATCGACGTCACGTCCGCCATCGCGAGGATCGTCCGGCAGGTCACGAGCACGCTGTGCTTCACGTCCGGCCACGGCGAGAGGTCTCCCAACGACGGGACCGCCGCGGGGCTGTCCACGGTCGCGCGACTCCTGGTCGAGAACGGCTACCGGCTCTCGACGGTCGACCTGCTCGTGCAGGCGGCCGTTCCGCCGGTCTGCGACGCGGTCGTCGTTGCCGCTCCCACGAACCAGCCGTCCGAGCCGGTCGTCCGGGCCGTCGTGGACCACCTGCGAGCCGGCAGGGGGGCGCTGTTGCTGTCCGACCCGGACGCGGCCGCCGACCTCTCGCCGCTCGCCCAGCCGTGGGGGATGGCCTTCGCGCCCGGGGTCGTGCTGGAGCAGGACCCGGGCTCCCGCCTGCTCGGGGACCCGTACTCGCCCGTGGTCGCCCGCTACTCGTCCGGTGGACCTGTCCCGCCCGGGCTGGGCCCCACCTTCTACCCCAGGGTAGGTCCGGTGACGGTCGAGGGGGAGCCGGGCCGGGCCGGGCTCAGCGCCTTCCCCGTCGCGCAGACCAGCCCCCGATCCACGGTCGAGCACGACGGCGCCGACGCTGGGATGCGGGGTCCCATCGTGGTGGGCGCGGCCGCCGACGAGAGCGAGGTCCGGGCAGAAGGCGTCCGTCGGACCCGCCTCGTCGCCTGGGGCGACGTCGACTTCGCGTCGAACCGCTACGTCGGCGAGGGAGCGAACGCGGTCCTCGTGCTCCGGGCCGTCGACTGGCTGACGCAGCCCGAGCCCCTGCTGGCGGCCGCTCCCAACCTGCCTCGGCTGCGCGAACTGGACCTGACCGAGGCCCGCCGCCGCTACATGCTCTACCTGACCACGGTCTTCGTGCCCGGCCTGTTCCTGTTGGCGGGCGCCCTCACCTGGGTCGTCCGCAGATCGAGGTGA